The Christiangramia forsetii KT0803 DNA segment TAAAGGGGAGCATATTCTTTGTTGGGATATCGCTAAATATATGAATCATAGCTTTAGTTCCAACTGCCTTTCTACGGCTCAGAATTTTGAAATTGCGGTTAGGGACATTCAGATAGATGAAGAACTCACCGATGATTATGGGTACTTAAACCTTTCAGAAGCTTTTATGCCCGAAGATGAGGATGCAGAGCGTAAAACCGTATTTCCAGACGATATTCTCACCTATTATAAGCAATGGGATAAAACACTGGAGCCTTTGTTTCCGGTTATCGAGACGCTGGACCAGCCTCTATTTGAGTTGCTTTCAGAAAAAGTGAAAGATGATATTCATGAAATTGCGAATGGTAAAAAGAAAATGCCATCTACAAAAAATCTCTATTTTGAGCCTGAGAAAAGCAGAATTTAGGCTTCTAAATTTAGCCAGTCGGTAATTCAGCCTTATTTTTGCTGAAAAATCAAGCTTTTGAAAAACCCGGTTGCTATAGCCTCTATCGGTACGATTTCTACCTTAGGAAAAACTTCTGAAGAAATCTGGAAAAATTATCTTTCCGAAGATCATTTTTTTCAGAAAAAAGATATTGAAGGAGCCACTTCCTGGATGGGAAAATTACCTGAAAATATTCAGAAAGAAGTCGCGTCGTTAAGAAGCGAAAATTCAAAATACCGGCATCTGGATGAGTCGGTACTTTTTGCTATTCTGGCGGGAAGAGCCGCTTTTAAAAATTTAAATATTTCAGATAAGGACGCCGGTATTAATATAGGTAGCAGCAGAGGGGCTACCGGTCTTTTTGAAAAATATTATTCAGAATATCTCAAAACGGGAAAATCTTCTATCTATAGTTCACCATCTACTACCCTGGGAAATATCTCTTCTTGGGTAGCGCAGGATCTGGAACTGGAAGGTCCTGAATTTTCTCACAGTGTCACCTGTTCTACAGGGATGCATTCAATTTTAAATGCCATCGCCTGGCTTAAAAGCGGAATGGCGAAAAGCTTTCTGGCCGGAGGCAGCGAAGCCCCACTTACTGGTTTTACGCTGGCACAGATGAAGGCGATGAAAATTTATGCTTCTGAAAATATTGATTTTCCATGCCGTTCGCTGGATATGGACAAAACCAGAAATTCTATGATCCTGGGAGAAGGGGCAGGAGTTGTGGCGTTGAGTCTGGAAAATGAAGAAACTCCAATAGCGGTGATAAAAGGAATTGGCTTTGCCAATGAAACTTTAAAGCATGGAGCTTCTTTGAGCAAAGATGGAAAGTGTCTTCAGAAATCTATGGAAATGGCCATGCAAGGCCTGGATAAACAAGATATAGATGCTGTGGTGATGCATGCTCCCGGAACAATTGGGGGAGACCTTTCCGAAGTAAATGCCGTAAAATCTGTTTTTCAGGATAAATTACCTGCAATTACAAGTAATAAGTGGAAAACAGGACATAGCTTTGCAGCCTCGGGAATACTGAGCCTGCAAATGGCAATTTTAATGCTTCAGCATCAGCAATTTTTGCCGGTTCCTTTTTCAGAATTTAAACAAGAACCAGATAAACTTGAAAACATATTGGTAAATTCGGTGGGATTTGGAGGTAATGCAGTATCTCTCCTTATCGGAAAAAAATGATATTGTTCGTTATTCCGTTTATAAATCTTAAGGGAGCTTTCCTGAATAAACCTTAGTTTTCGTTATTTTTGAATACAAATCGAATTACATGGCACTAAAACACGACTGGACCAAAGAAGAAATTCTAGAAATATATAATAAACCGTTTATGGAGCTGCTTTATGATGCAGCTACCATTCACCGTGAACATCACGACCCAAATACGGTTCAGGTTTCAACCCTGCTTTCTATTAAAACAGGAGGATGTCCTGAAGATTGCGGGTATTGCCCACAGGCAGCCCGGTATCATACAGATCTGGAAGGAAATGATCTTATGAGCGTAAACCAGGTGAAAGCTCAGGCATTAAGAGCGAAAGCTTCAGGAAGTTCCCGTGTTTGTATGGGTGCAGCCTGGAGAAACGTAAAGGATGGTGAGGAGTTTGATAATGTGCTGGAGATGGTGAGGAGTATCAATAAACTGGATATGGAGGTTTGTTGTACGCTGGGAATGCTTACTGAAAACCAGGCGCAACGTCTGGCAGAAGCAGGGTTATATGCATATAACCATAACCTGGATTCTTCTGAAGAATATTATAAAGAAGTTATTTCTACCCGTGGTTATCAGGATAGGCTGGATACTATTGGAAATGTTAGAAAAACCAAT contains these protein-coding regions:
- a CDS encoding SET domain-containing protein, with the protein product MMHPDTKLKWISDQKGFGVVATALIPKGTITWVQDELDSVFPPETPDRLKPITRDHLEKYSFRNNKGEHILCWDIAKYMNHSFSSNCLSTAQNFEIAVRDIQIDEELTDDYGYLNLSEAFMPEDEDAERKTVFPDDILTYYKQWDKTLEPLFPVIETLDQPLFELLSEKVKDDIHEIANGKKKMPSTKNLYFEPEKSRI
- the bioB gene encoding biotin synthase BioB — its product is MALKHDWTKEEILEIYNKPFMELLYDAATIHREHHDPNTVQVSTLLSIKTGGCPEDCGYCPQAARYHTDLEGNDLMSVNQVKAQALRAKASGSSRVCMGAAWRNVKDGEEFDNVLEMVRSINKLDMEVCCTLGMLTENQAQRLAEAGLYAYNHNLDSSEEYYKEVISTRGYQDRLDTIGNVRKTNVTVCSGGIIGMGESEADRAGMLVALSTLNPQPESVPINALVPVEGTPMEEQEPVPIWEMIRMVATTRIVMPETQVRLSAGRTQMSREGQAMCFFAGANSIFAGDKLLTTPNPDVSEDMEMFKMLGLNPQKAFEKKSQPESVAAEKSKYQSQGEKPRWSRPEHKIDRNLEAQQNAKTKA
- a CDS encoding beta-ketoacyl synthase N-terminal-like domain-containing protein; this translates as MKNPVAIASIGTISTLGKTSEEIWKNYLSEDHFFQKKDIEGATSWMGKLPENIQKEVASLRSENSKYRHLDESVLFAILAGRAAFKNLNISDKDAGINIGSSRGATGLFEKYYSEYLKTGKSSIYSSPSTTLGNISSWVAQDLELEGPEFSHSVTCSTGMHSILNAIAWLKSGMAKSFLAGGSEAPLTGFTLAQMKAMKIYASENIDFPCRSLDMDKTRNSMILGEGAGVVALSLENEETPIAVIKGIGFANETLKHGASLSKDGKCLQKSMEMAMQGLDKQDIDAVVMHAPGTIGGDLSEVNAVKSVFQDKLPAITSNKWKTGHSFAASGILSLQMAILMLQHQQFLPVPFSEFKQEPDKLENILVNSVGFGGNAVSLLIGKK